The DNA segment GGGCTGGCTACAGGTCTGTGTTCACGTATGTTGGTGCAGCTGATCTGTTCCAAACAGAGGCTGGGAAGACCTGCTGTACTCCTGATTATTTTGATTTTGACTTATTTTCTTATAAAGCATAGCTTTCCAATTTTGGACTAATTAAAGGCTGATAGAGGGAATTCATTTTAATTGAAGAGAATTTGTGTTTAAGTACAGTTTTCCATTTCTATATTACTCATTAAAGTAATATAGCTAGGTATGGTAGCTTTTGCCTGTACTGTTCatatttgggaggtagagacaggaagatgaaaAACTCCAGACCAGCATATTCTCAagaccaaaaaaaaccaaaaaacaatacaaaacaaaaaaaaaaaaaaaacaaaaaccgcaaaacaaccaaaaagctgggagtgtagctcagtggtcgagGGCTTGCTAACATGCCTAAACCCCTGAATTCAACACAgcatttaaaattggttgtagaggctggagagatggctcagtggttaagagcactgactgctcttccagaggtcctgaacagcaaccacatggtggctcacaaccatctgtaatgggacctgatgccctcttatggtgtgtctgaaaacagctacagtgtacttatatataataaacaaatattaaaaaaaaaaaaaaactggttgcAATAGTACATAcgtgtaaccccagcactctgaaagAGGAGGCAAGGAGATGAGACgttctaggtcagcctgagctacatagcaagtttgtgTCCAATCTGATAAGTTTAAGccttgtttacacacacacacacacacacacacacacacacacacacacacggttgggGGCTAGGAATACAGctcagctcagtgatagagtctGTCATACATGAAGGTCTTGGGTTTGGTCTCTGGTAACACAtgcaaaaggaaagaagaattttgtgtgtgtgtttgaatgtacTTACTGTTGGTGTGTAACGGAGAATGAGAACTCTggactttggggtttttttgtttgtttatttgtttgtttcattttttcaaaATTTCTAACTAAACAGTACAGACACTGTGCAGGAGACAGCAACTCCAGCATCTACACTATCTCTGCTCCTCAGAGTAGACTCTGTTCTTACTGAGGAAGAAGACATTTGTAAGAAAGCTTGACTTGAAAACTTTCTGCTGCTCTGATAGAAGTGGGGAGGACTTGACAGAGGCCTGGCCAGCAGCCTCACCACCACCATGGGAAATGTTCTTCTGTGTATAAGGGTCCAGAAGCTCAGCCTTGGCTGTTTtgatgtttctgttgtttggaGTCAGAGCAGACACTGGCCAAAAAGAATGTCCTGCACATCTTGGGCTACCAATTTGTGAAGGTGGTTTCAGAAATCTGAAGGTCGCTTTTCGGTGCATGGGCACTTGGTGCCCCCTTTTGGCCAAAGGTTGACACTGACATCCATTTCTCAGTGTTCAAGGAACAAAGGCTTGGGATGCAAGGATTAGAAGGTGTTTATGGTGGCCATCTTAGGCTTTCAACTGCTGTGATAACACCATGACGGAAAGCAACTCGGAGGAGCTCAcagacttgctcctcatggcttgcttgatgattttcttatagcacccagggcCACCAGTCCAAGGGTGGGACAGCCTACAGTGGGCTGGCCACTCCCATGGCAGTCATCAGTCAAGAAAGTGCACCACTAATCTcattggggacattttctcaattaaggttccctctCCTAAAAtcactctggcttgtgtcaagttgacataaaactggcaaGTGCTGTGGGCAGCAGTTTCCATCTAGCCCCATGTGCACGGCTACCTCACACTGAGCTCTTGGGGCCCAGATGCACAGCTCTAGCACAGGGCTAGGAATATATGTGCTTGGAAACATTGAAGCCTTTCCCTCCACCGTCTCTAACCTGCTCTCCATGGAGGGGCAATCCTTCCAAGGCTGTGCTGTACTAGCCCCTGTTACAGTCGGATCCCTAAGACATACTACCCCTGGTCTACAGCAACAGCGGCGAGAGCGAGAACAGCGCAAGCtgcaggagaaggagcagcagCGGCGGTTGGAAGACATGCAAGCCCTTCGTCGAGAGGAAGAGAGGCGGCAAGCAGAGCGGGAACAGGTATTGGCaccagcgcacacacacacacccgcctccacacctgccctgccctgccctgtcctgccctggccctgcccctgctcctgctgcctgccttcctgctccCGGTGCCCTGTCCCTTTGGCTCCCCTGCCCCTAGATTCCTCCTATCTTTTCTAGCTtcactctttctctgttttctcctaCCCTTCAACCCTACCCTGCTCCCTGCcctcctgtctctgtgccttcaTTCCCCATCTCTGCCCACCCTGTCTCCTCCCTGGGGCACTATCCTTCATGTTCCCACCTGATTCCTCCTCATCCCATGTCCTCTTACTGCCATCTGTGCCTCATTGCCCCCTGGGGCTCATCTACCCCTGTCCCCCTCATCCTCACCCTGCTGATCCCTTCCTTCGCCGCTGCTGCCACCCTCCTGccgcctccttccctccctccctgccccgcccacccccaccccccaggaatATATTCGTCACAGGCTAGAGGAGGAGCAGCGACAGCTCGAGATCCTTCAGCAACAGCTGCTCCAGGAACAGGCCTTGCTGCTGGTAACggggtccctcagtgtcctcgGGAAAATGCCATCCTGAGTTGCTTTCCCGCACTGGGATGGAAACACATCAGGGAAAGGGGCTTCCCAAGACCAGGGAAGCAGCTCCTGTCTAGGCAGTAGAGGAAAGGAAAGGCCTGCCTGCTCTAGCTTACATGGCCACActctgctgagccctctctccctaCTGTTGGGCCCAGGAATACAAGCGGAAGCAGCTGGAGGAGCAGCGGCAGTCGGAGCGGCTCCAGAGACAGCTGCAGCAGGAGCATGCCTACCTCAAGtccctgcagcagcagcagcaacagcagcagcagctccagaaacaacagcagcagcagcagcagcagcagcagcagcagcagcagcagcagatccTACCTGGAGACAGGAAACCCCTGTATCATTATGGTCGGGGCATTAATCCTGCTGACAAGCCAGCATGGGCCCGAGAGGTATGCTGCCTCCCTTGTCTCCTAAGACCCCATCCTACCAGTCTTTGCCGGAGGAACATTGTGAGAAGTGGTTGCTCCACAGTAAGGGcactgaggaagggagggagtggaggTTGTGGGACTAGAGCGTGTGGAGGAAGTGAGAATCTAATGTTGAGACCAGAAGCAGCCGCTGACCTGCTGATGCCCTACTCAAATCACAGGTGGAAGAGAGAGCTCGGATGAACAAGCAGCAGAACTCTCCCTTGGCCAAGACAAAGCCAAGCAGTGCGGGGCCAGAGCCCCCCATTCCCCAGGCCTCTCCTAGCCCCCCAGGACCTCTTTCCCAAACTCCTCCTATGCAGAGGCCTGTGGAGCCTCAGGAAGGACCACACAAGGTAAGTCCATCCCACCCATGTCCTAACACAGACATGGGTGGCTTTGCTTACACCCATGAGCACATGCTTGCATTCACCGGTGTCTTCTGTGCACCACAGGGCACATCCCCTGCACAGGTGacttctctagctttagagtccCCTTATCTTTTGATGGGAGCAGGAACTTTTCTCATCCCAGACCCCAGTCTGCAGGATGTGCCACAAAGCAGGCAGTCCACCCTTTCTGGTCTTTCCCTGCAGAGCCTGGTGGCACACCGGGTCCCACTGAAGCCATATGCAGCACCTGTACCCCGATCCCAGTCCCTGCAGGACCAACCCACTCGAAACTTGGCTGCCTTCCCAGCCTCCCACGACCCTGACCCTGCTGCTGTCCCCACACCCACTGCCACACCCAGTGCCCGAGGAGCTGTCATCCGCCAGAATTCAGACCCCACCTCTGAAGGGCCTGGGCCTAGCCCTAACCCTCCATCCTGGGTCCGGCCTGATAATGAAGCTCCACCCAAGGTAAGTATAACCCCAAAACCAAGAATATATCTCTGAAGTGGGAGGAAGAAAGCCAGGCGGCCATGGAGACACTGCCTGTCAGGGTCAGCATCCAGTGGGTAGAAAGACAGACCAACTATAGGAATGTGAAATGGCCAGAAGTCTTAAGGCTTCCCTTATCCCAGTGTAGCCATTCTTCAGCCTCACAGCCTGCTGGACATAGTAACTTCTCTGAACCTGTTTGTTTCTCCACGAATGCTGAGGACTGCAATCCTCAGGTTGACAGTGGAATCGAGTGTGTGCCATGTCCATGTCTGCACAAGACTGACAGACAGAGCTTGTCAACTGCGCTCTCTCTCCAGGTTCCTCAGAGGACCTCGTCTATTGCCACTGCCCTTAACACCAGTGGGGCTGGAGGGTCCCGGCCAGCTCAGGCTGTCCGTGCCAGGTACACACCACCAGGGGGGTCATGATGTGGCAGCCTAGGGAGTGAGAGATAGAGGGACTTGGCCAGGTTATCTGCATAGGGTCGGGGCAAGCCCCAAACCAGGCACCTCATCCCCTCCCTGTGCCACCACGACCCGCCCCGGCACCCTGTGCTCCCTCCACAGACCTCGCAGCAACTCCGCCTGGCAAATCTATCTGCAGAGGCGGGCAGAGCGAGGCACCCCCAAGCCTCCTGGGCCCCCAGCTCAGCCCCCTGGCCCGCCCAACACCTCTAGGTAATGGAGTTGCCCCCCACTTACTCTCACCTCTCACTTCTGCCACCTGCTTCCCTGGTGATGGCTCCTCCTGCAGTGCAGCTTGACACTCAGGGCTGGAAGAACGTCTCTGATGTGAATTCTGTCCCTTCATAGTAACCCTGACCTCAGGAGGAGTGACCCTGGCTGGGAGCGTTCAGACAGTGTCCTCCCTGCCTCCCACGGCCACCTCCCTCAGGCCGGCTCCTTGGAGCGGAACCGAAACCGTGTGGGAGGTATGTCAGCCCAGGCCCAAGCCTTCCCTGGGTCTTGGCTTTTTCTTGACCAACACCAAAAACAGAGTCCATTTCCTTCAGTTGTTTAGGACCAGAGCACCAAAGGAAACAAGAGGGATGTGAATGGGTTTAGTGCCCGTGGTCAGCCCAGGGCATGGGCCTGGCACTATACTGTAGACATCTGTGACTTTCTGTCTCCCACCCTGCCATGCAGCCTCCACAAAACTGGACAGCTCCCCAGTGCTCTCCCCTGGGAACAAGGCCAAGCCTGAAGACCACCGCTCAAGGCCAGGCCGGCCCGCAGTAAGTGATCCGGGGCAGGCTGTGGAGCTTTCCCTAATGTGAGAGGCTAGGGGAGCTACTGACCTTACACAGCACAGCCATGTTACTAACCTCACCatctctcctgcttcctcctggctgcctttcttCCTCTGTGACCCTCCCAGAGCTATAAGCGAGCGATTGGTGAGGTTAGTGAGGGGCTGCTGGGAAGCTGTCCTTTGTCCCCTGCCTGTGCCTACACTGGCAGGCAGGCACCCTTCCTTGGTGGTGCTTCTGCCCGAGCCCTACTGCTTCCCCCATCTCTTCTTCCCTGCAGGATTTCGTGTTGCTCAAAGAGCGGACTCTGGATGAGGCCCCTAAGCCTCCCAAGAAGGCCATGGACTATTCCTCATCCAGTGAGGAGGTGGAGAGCagtgaagatgaggaggaggaaggcgaTGGGGAGCCATCAGAGGGGAGCAGAGACACTCCCGGGGGCCGGTATGGGGTATCCTAGGGCAGGGCCTTCCTCATCAGGACAAGCAGAGGAGAGATTtagggaaggagggagcaggGTTGAGCCAGGTTGGAGGGATCAGAGTGAAGTTGGTAGCTCCCCCCTTCCACTGCTGTCACTGTGGGACCCTGTCAGATGCCCCTCTGTTTCTTTATCAGCCTGGCTGAGGGCCACTCAGAAAGGACCTGAGTCAGTAAGGGCTTTTGAGGAGGCTGAAAGCCAAGTCTCTGGCTGTCACCTGCTTCCTGTGGCATTGTATGGCAGGCAGGACCTGGAAGGCCCCACCTTCATCTTTCCCACAGCAGTGATGGTGACACAGATAGCGTCAGCACCATGGTGGTTCATGATGTTGAAGAGGTATCCGGGACCCAGCCTTCATATGGAGGAGGCACCATGGTGGTCCAGCGTGTGAGTGGGTCTCCTTACCCTTGCCTTTTCCTGCAGCATGCCCTCTGCGGCCCTACCTGACCTTTTCTCTGTTCTCCAGACTCCTGAAGAGGAGCGAAGCCTGCTGCTTGCTGATAGCAATGGCTACACAAACCTGCCAGATGTGGTCCAGCCCAGCCACTCACCTACTGAGAACAGCCAAGGTCAAAGCCCTCCAACAAAGGATGGAGGCGGTGATGTAAGTGTGCTGGGGCAGGCGGGTCAGCAACTGAAGGAAGAACCCTGGGGTTTGCAGAAGAGTGGGTGCTAGGAGCACTGTGACAGGTGCAGCCAGGACTGTGACCTTAACGGGGAcctgagatccatcccatagaaGAACGAGGGCCACAGACCAGGGCCACACGTGTATCTTGACTATTCCCTCTCCCCCCACAGTACCAGTCTCGTGGGCTGGTAAAGGCCCCAGGAAAGAGTTCATTCACCATGTTTGTGGATCTAGGGATCTACCAGCCTGGAGGCAGTGGGGATACCATCCCCATCACAGGTGAGGACAGGAGGAGCCATCTGCCTTGAGGCTGGGGTACAGAGCGAGCCTAGATAGGAGCTCTCTGAAAAtaggcatggggctggagagatggctcagtggataaaaattTCTGCTCTTCAGAgagcccaggtttggttcccaacattcACTTAAGTCAGCTCACAACCTCCTGAAACTCCAtgttcagggaatctgatgccctcttctggtctccatgggtaccAGCATACagagacaagcaaacaaaaaagagggTTGGGGGTGTTGTCAGCGGGGGACTTGGGGGTTGCTCAGAGTGGCTGAGGAAGCCAGGCAGAGGTGGAACTTGTGAGTGTTGGAGGCAGATGTTGAGCCAGGCCTTGGCCTTAAGCTCAGGAGTTCTTCTCTCAGTGCACCTCTGTTCTAAAGTCTCCCCATTCAGAGGATCTTGATGTGCCAAGATAGGTGGAGGGGCATAGGAATAAAAGTAATTACTGAGGGGTTGCAGCCCACCCTCTCTCTTCTTTGGTAGCCCTAGTGGGCGGAGAGGGTGGTCGCCTTGATCAACTGCAGTTCGATGTGAGGAAGGGCTCTGTGGTCAAcgtcaatcccaccaacactcgAGCTCATAGTGAAACTCCCGAGATTCGCAAGTACAAGAAGCGATTCAATTCCGAGATCCTCTGTGCAGCCCTCTGGGGTAAGCCAGGGCTGGAAAAGGTGAAAGTGGTCTGGGCACAGCCTCCATGCTCCTGGTCAGGGGAGAGCCTGGATGTGCCTCTGACCTGTCCAAGGATTCCTGTTGCAGGGGTCAACCTCCTAGTGGGCACAGAGAATGGGCTGATGTTGCTGGACCGAAGTGGGCAGGGCAAAGTGTATGGACTTATTGGGCGACGACGCTTCCAGCAAATGGATGTTCTGGAAGGGCTCAACCTGCTCATCACCATCTCAGGTGTGTGTGAAGTTTGGGGACGGGCTTAACTGTGGCTTGCTTGTCCTCGTCCTGGGAGGAGGACAGTGGTGGTCAGACAGCACCATGGGATGCAGCAACAGGGCCTTTGATAagaagggatgagagagagagagagagagagagagagagagagagtgtttgtctgtctgtctgtctgtctgtctgtctgtctgtctgtctgtctgtgtgtctatgtatgcttGTCGGTTCATCTTCCAGGGAAAAGGAACAAACTGCGGGTATATTACCTGTCCTGGCTTCGGAATAAGATTCTACACAATGACCCAGAGGTGGAAAAGAAGCAGGGGTGGACCACCGTGGGGGACATGGAGGGCTGCGGCCACTATCGTGTTGGTGAGGATGCCACGGCACGGTAGTCAGGGAGCAACAAGTTCTGGGCTAACCACTAAGAAGTCCTCAATGCTCACAGTGAAAGTCACTGAATCGTGTGTCCCCTCACCCCCTTTTCCTGCCCTCCAGTGAAATATGAACGAATTAAGTTCCTGGTCATTGCTCTGAAGAACTCTGTGGAGGTGTATGCCTGGGCCCCTAAACCCTACCACAAATTCATGGCCTTCAAGGTAATCCCAGCCTCAGCCACCAGCATGTTCCAAGGTTCTGCCCCTCCACCTGTCTTCCCTGAGCCTTCTCTCCTCCACAGTCCTTTGCTGACCTCCCTCACCGCCCTCTGCTGGTGGACCTGACAGTAGAGGAGGGCCAGCGGCTCAAGGTCATCTATGGCTCCAGTGCTGGCTTCCATGCTGTGGATGTTGACTCTGGGAACAGCTATGACATCTACATCCCTGTACATGTGAGCTTAGCAGGACTGTGGGACGAGGGAGACCAACCCATTCTAGACATCAGACGTGAGGACCCCACCCAGTCTACCTTCTTCTCCCTAGATCCAGAGCCAAATCACACCCCACGCCATCGTCTTTCTCCCCAACACTGACGGCATGGAGATGCTGCTTTGCTATGAAGATGAGGGTGTCTACGTCAACACTTACGGGCGGATCATCAAGGACGTGGTGCTGCAGTGGGGAGAGATGCCCACCTCTGTCGGTGAGTGAAGGACACCCCAAGCTGCTTGTTCCAAGGTGATTAGGACCAAAGCCTCCTTACAGCCCTTCACCATCTTCTCCCTTCAGCCTACATCTGCTCCAACCAGATAATGGGCTGGGGTGAGAAGGCCATAGAGATCCGCTCTGTGGAGACAGGCCACCTAGATGGGGTCTTCATGCACAAACGAGCCCAGAGGCTCAAGTTCCTGTGTGAGCGGAATGATAAGGTGAGGCAATGTATCTCTGAGAGGAGCCTAGTCCTGGTCATGGGCCGCTCTCCAGACCTTGCTCTGGGCAGGGATCTGGAGTGTGGAATGGTTCTGCTGTTCTGAGGCTGTCAGAGCCACACCATCCCCCCTTACCCCACCCCGTGGGCTCTGTTGCCTTTACCCCAGGGACCTGATAACACTTTGCCTTTCCTTGGGGATGGAGAGAAACAGGTGTCATCCACTTCCTCTTTCGTCTCTCTTCCCTGCCCACCCCCACACTTTAGCCCTTGGTGATGTCTTTTCTATTTCATCCAGGTGTTTTTTGCCTCAGTCCGCTCTGGAGGAAGCAGCCAAGTTTACTTTATGACTCTGAACCGTAACTGCATCATGAACTGGTGACGAGGCCCCTGGGCTGGGGCTCCCCACATGGACCCAGCTCTGTCCCCACAGCCAGACTACCCAGGCCGCCCCTGCCCTCCCACCCCCCTTGGGCTTTTGCTTTTAATGGTTTGATTCACTGGAGCCTGCTGGGAACGTGACCTCATATTCCTGAAGCTTTTGTGATCACGTGACCATCCTTTCTCCCGACATTCTCAAAACTGCCTTTCCTTAACTTCTGGGGGATGACACAGCTTCCTTCCCCTTACCAGGAATTGAGTGGGACTTGCTCCTCCCTTTTCTCTACAGAAGAGAGTGCTTGGGGCTTGGACCCCTTACCCCATTGCTGCTGACTGAGCAGGGCCCTGACCCCTTTTTTGCACGCCAGGGGAGCCGGCTCCCCCCTTGAATGTACCAGACTCTGGGGGGGGTATTCACTGGGCCCTGGGTTGGGGGGGGTCACCAGCCACTCCAGGGGCAGGGACCATTTCCTCATTTCTGAAAGCACTTTAATGATTTCCCCCCTCAGTCCCCAGGGAATGGAGGAGGGACCCCATAGCCAAAACAttcccccctttcctccccacccccaccccatctttcctcttcccttccctagaGGGAGAGGGCTCAGAGCTCCCACCCTCTATCCTCCCTTGCTTGCATCTGTATATAGTGTGAGCAGCAAGTAGCCCTTCTCCCTCCTGTATCCTTTCTCAATGTAGTGGCCTTGGATATCCCCTTTGTTAATAAAGACAATTCAACCAGCTTCCACCATTTTGAAGTCCTATCATTGTTCTCTCTCAGTCCTG comes from the Rattus norvegicus strain BN/NHsdMcwi chromosome 10, GRCr8, whole genome shotgun sequence genome and includes:
- the Mink1 gene encoding misshapen-like kinase 1 isoform X9 is translated as MGDPAPARSLDDIDLSALRDPAGIFELVEVVGNGTYGQVYKGRHVKTGQLAAIKVMDVTEDEEEEIKQEINMLKKYSHHRNIATYYGAFIKKSPPGNDDQLWLVMEFCGAGSVTDLVKNTKGNALKEDCIAYICREILRGLAHLHAHKVIHRDIKGQNVLLTENAEVKLVDFGVSAQLDRTVGRRNTFIGTPYWMAPEVIACDENPDATYDYRSDIWSLGITAIEMAEGAPPLCDMHPMRALFLIPRNPPPRLKSKKWSKKFTDFIDTCLIKTYLSRPPTEQLLKFPFIRDQPTERQVRIQLKDHIDRSRKKRGEKEETEYEYSGSEEEDDSHGEEGEPSSIMNVPGESTLRREFLRLQQENKSNSEALKQQQQLQQQQQRDPEAHIKHLLHQRQRRIEEQKEERRRVEEQQRREREQRKLQEKEQQRRLEDMQALRREEERRQAEREQEYKRKQLEEQRQSERLQRQLQQEHAYLKSLQQQQQQQQQLQKQQQQQQQQQQQQQQQQILPGDRKPLYHYGRGINPADKPAWAREVEERARMNKQQNSPLAKTKPSSAGPEPPIPQASPSPPGPLSQTPPMQRPVEPQEGPHKSLVAHRVPLKPYAAPVPRSQSLQDQPTRNLAAFPASHDPDPAAVPTPTATPSARGAVIRQNSDPTSEGPGPSPNPPSWVRPDNEAPPKVPQRTSSIATALNTSGAGGSRPAQAVRASNPDLRRSDPGWERSDSVLPASHGHLPQAGSLERNRNRVGASTKLDSSPVLSPGNKAKPEDHRSRPGRPADFVLLKERTLDEAPKPPKKAMDYSSSSEEVESSEDEEEEGDGEPSEGSRDTPGGRSDGDTDSVSTMVVHDVEEVSGTQPSYGGGTMVVQRTPEEERSLLLADSNGYTNLPDVVQPSHSPTENSQGQSPPTKDGGGDYQSRGLVKAPGKSSFTMFVDLGIYQPGGSGDTIPITALVGGEGGRLDQLQFDVRKGSVVNVNPTNTRAHSETPEIRKYKKRFNSEILCAALWGVNLLVGTENGLMLLDRSGQGKVYGLIGRRRFQQMDVLEGLNLLITISGKRNKLRVYYLSWLRNKILHNDPEVEKKQGWTTVGDMEGCGHYRVVKYERIKFLVIALKNSVEVYAWAPKPYHKFMAFKSFADLPHRPLLVDLTVEEGQRLKVIYGSSAGFHAVDVDSGNSYDIYIPVHIQSQITPHAIVFLPNTDGMEMLLCYEDEGVYVNTYGRIIKDVVLQWGEMPTSVAYICSNQIMGWGEKAIEIRSVETGHLDGVFMHKRAQRLKFLCERNDKVFFASVRSGGSSQVYFMTLNRNCIMNW
- the Mink1 gene encoding misshapen-like kinase 1 isoform X3, with product MGDPAPARSLDDIDLSALRDPAGIFELVEVVGNGTYGQVYKGRHVKTGQLAAIKVMDVTEDEEEEIKQEINMLKKYSHHRNIATYYGAFIKKSPPGNDDQLWLVMEFCGAGSVTDLVKNTKGNALKEDCIAYICREILRGLAHLHAHKVIHRDIKGQNVLLTENAEVKLVDFGVSAQLDRTVGRRNTFIGTPYWMAPEVIACDENPDATYDYRSDIWSLGITAIEMAEGAPPLCDMHPMRALFLIPRNPPPRLKSKKWSKKFTDFIDTCLIKTYLSRPPTEQLLKFPFIRDQPTERQVRIQLKDHIDRSRKKRGEKEETEYEYSGSEEEDDSHGEEGEPSSIMNVPGESTLRREFLRLQQENKSNSEALKQQQQLQQQQQRDPEAHIKHLLHQRQRRIEEQKEERRRVEEQQRREREQRKLQEKEQQRRLEDMQALRREEERRQAEREQEYIRHRLEEEQRQLEILQQQLLQEQALLLEYKRKQLEEQRQSERLQRQLQQEHAYLKSLQQQQQQQQQLQKQQQQQQQQQQQQQQQQILPGDRKPLYHYGRGINPADKPAWAREVEERARMNKQQNSPLAKTKPSSAGPEPPIPQASPSPPGPLSQTPPMQRPVEPQEGPHKSLVAHRVPLKPYAAPVPRSQSLQDQPTRNLAAFPASHDPDPAAVPTPTATPSARGAVIRQNSDPTSEGPGPSPNPPSWVRPDNEAPPKVPQRTSSIATALNTSGAGGSRPAQAVRARPRSNSAWQIYLQRRAERGTPKPPGPPAQPPGPPNTSSNPDLRRSDPGWERSDSVLPASHGHLPQAGSLERNRNRVGASTKLDSSPVLSPGNKAKPEDHRSRPGRPADFVLLKERTLDEAPKPPKKAMDYSSSSEEVESSEDEEEEGDGEPSEGSRDTPGGRDGDTDSVSTMVVHDVEEVSGTQPSYGGGTMVVQRTPEEERSLLLADSNGYTNLPDVVQPSHSPTENSQGQSPPTKDGGGDYQSRGLVKAPGKSSFTMFVDLGIYQPGGSGDTIPITALVGGEGGRLDQLQFDVRKGSVVNVNPTNTRAHSETPEIRKYKKRFNSEILCAALWGVNLLVGTENGLMLLDRSGQGKVYGLIGRRRFQQMDVLEGLNLLITISGKRNKLRVYYLSWLRNKILHNDPEVEKKQGWTTVGDMEGCGHYRVVKYERIKFLVIALKNSVEVYAWAPKPYHKFMAFKSFADLPHRPLLVDLTVEEGQRLKVIYGSSAGFHAVDVDSGNSYDIYIPVHIQSQITPHAIVFLPNTDGMEMLLCYEDEGVYVNTYGRIIKDVVLQWGEMPTSVAYICSNQIMGWGEKAIEIRSVETGHLDGVFMHKRAQRLKFLCERNDKVFFASVRSGGSSQVYFMTLNRNCIMNW
- the Mink1 gene encoding misshapen-like kinase 1 isoform 1 (isoform 1 is encoded by transcript variant 1) — its product is MGDPAPARSLDDIDLSALRDPAGIFELVEVVGNGTYGQVYKGRHVKTGQLAAIKVMDVTEDEEEEIKQEINMLKKYSHHRNIATYYGAFIKKSPPGNDDQLWLVMEFCGAGSVTDLVKNTKGNALKEDCIAYICREILRGLAHLHAHKVIHRDIKGQNVLLTENAEVKLVDFGVSAQLDRTVGRRNTFIGTPYWMAPEVIACDENPDATYDYRSDIWSLGITAIEMAEGAPPLCDMHPMRALFLIPRNPPPRLKSKKWSKKFTDFIDTCLIKTYLSRPPTEQLLKFPFIRDQPTERQVRIQLKDHIDRSRKKRGEKEETEYEYSGSEEEDDSHGEEGEPSSIMNVPGESTLRREFLRLQQENKSNSEALKQQQQLQQQQQRDPEAHIKHLLHQRQRRIEEQKEERRRVEEQQRREREQRKLQEKEQQRRLEDMQALRREEERRQAEREQEYIRHRLEEEQRQLEILQQQLLQEQALLLEYKRKQLEEQRQSERLQRQLQQEHAYLKSLQQQQQQQQQLQKQQQQQQQQQQQQQQQQILPGDRKPLYHYGRGINPADKPAWAREVEERARMNKQQNSPLAKTKPSSAGPEPPIPQASPSPPGPLSQTPPMQRPVEPQEGPHKSLVAHRVPLKPYAAPVPRSQSLQDQPTRNLAAFPASHDPDPAAVPTPTATPSARGAVIRQNSDPTSEGPGPSPNPPSWVRPDNEAPPKVPQRTSSIATALNTSGAGGSRPAQAVRARPRSNSAWQIYLQRRAERGTPKPPGPPAQPPGPPNTSSNPDLRRSDPGWERSDSVLPASHGHLPQAGSLERNRNRVGASTKLDSSPVLSPGNKAKPEDHRSRPGRPADFVLLKERTLDEAPKPPKKAMDYSSSSEEVESSEDEEEEGDGEPSEGSRDTPGGRSDGDTDSVSTMVVHDVEEVSGTQPSYGGGTMVVQRTPEEERSLLLADSNGYTNLPDVVQPSHSPTENSQGQSPPTKDGGGDYQSRGLVKAPGKSSFTMFVDLGIYQPGGSGDTIPITALVGGEGGRLDQLQFDVRKGSVVNVNPTNTRAHSETPEIRKYKKRFNSEILCAALWGVNLLVGTENGLMLLDRSGQGKVYGLIGRRRFQQMDVLEGLNLLITISGKRNKLRVYYLSWLRNKILHNDPEVEKKQGWTTVGDMEGCGHYRVVKYERIKFLVIALKNSVEVYAWAPKPYHKFMAFKSFADLPHRPLLVDLTVEEGQRLKVIYGSSAGFHAVDVDSGNSYDIYIPVHIQSQITPHAIVFLPNTDGMEMLLCYEDEGVYVNTYGRIIKDVVLQWGEMPTSVAYICSNQIMGWGEKAIEIRSVETGHLDGVFMHKRAQRLKFLCERNDKVFFASVRSGGSSQVYFMTLNRNCIMNW
- the Mink1 gene encoding misshapen-like kinase 1 isoform X10, which gives rise to MGDPAPARSLDDIDLSALRDPAGIFELVEVVGNGTYGQVYKGRHVKTGQLAAIKVMDVTEDEEEEIKQEINMLKKYSHHRNIATYYGAFIKKSPPGNDDQLWLVMEFCGAGSVTDLVKNTKGNALKEDCIAYICREILRGLAHLHAHKVIHRDIKGQNVLLTENAEVKLVDFGVSAQLDRTVGRRNTFIGTPYWMAPEVIACDENPDATYDYRSDIWSLGITAIEMAEGAPPLCDMHPMRALFLIPRNPPPRLKSKKWSKKFTDFIDTCLIKTYLSRPPTEQLLKFPFIRDQPTERQVRIQLKDHIDRSRKKRGEKEETEYEYSGSEEEDDSHGEEGEPSSIMNVPGESTLRREFLRLQQENKSNSEALKQQQQLQQQQQRDPEAHIKHLLHQRQRRIEEQKEERRRVEEQQRREREQRKLQEKEQQRRLEDMQALRREEERRQAEREQEYIRHRLEEEQRQLEILQQQLLQEQALLLEYKRKQLEEQRQSERLQRQLQQEHAYLKSLQQQQQQQQQLQKQQQQQQQQQQQQQQQQILPGDRKPLYHYGRGINPADKPAWAREVEERARMNKQQNSPLAKTKPSSAGPEPPIPQASPSPPGPLSQTPPMQRPVEPQEGPHKSLVAHRVPLKPYAAPVPRSQSLQDQPTRNLAAFPASHDPDPAAVPTPTATPSARGAVIRQNSDPTSEGPGPSPNPPSWVRPDNEAPPKVPQRTSSIATALNTSGAGGSRPAQAVRARPRSNSAWQIYLQRRAERGTPKPPGPPAQPPGPPNTSSNPDLRRSDPGWERSDSVLPASHGHLPQAGSLERNRNRVGASTKLDSSPVLSPGNKAKPEDHRSRPGRPASYKRAIGEDFVLLKERTLDEAPKPPKKAMDYSSSSEEVESSEDEEEEGDGEPSEGSRDTPGGRLAEGHSERT